A stretch of the Pseudalkalibacillus hwajinpoensis genome encodes the following:
- the ltaE gene encoding low-specificity L-threonine aldolase: protein MIDLRSDTVTKPNEQMRKAMYEAEVGDDVYGEDPTVNRLEQIAAEMLGKEAALFVTSGTQGNQIAGLVHCQPGQEVIMESQAHLFLYEAAALSAFAGVQIKTIDGNRGAMNPGDVEAAIRGDDIHQPETGLICIENTHNKAGGAIVPLENMEQIYQLSRKHQIPVHLDGARLFNASVAAQIPVTEFAKYTDSVQFCLSKGLGAPVGSMIAGTSEFIEKARKWRKRLGGGLRQAGVLAAPGIIALEENVKHLEMDHENAKYLADGLQNIEGVNLVNQVDTNILLIDITNTKKATEDFIHLLKEHGVLAGAFGPNVIRFVTNNGSTKKDMDATLTAVRKVVS from the coding sequence GTGATCGATTTGCGCAGTGATACGGTAACGAAACCAAATGAACAAATGAGAAAAGCGATGTACGAAGCTGAAGTAGGCGATGATGTGTATGGAGAGGATCCTACGGTTAACCGACTCGAACAAATCGCTGCAGAAATGCTAGGAAAAGAAGCGGCTTTATTTGTTACGAGCGGCACGCAAGGAAATCAAATTGCTGGCTTAGTCCACTGTCAGCCTGGTCAAGAAGTGATCATGGAATCTCAGGCGCACTTATTCCTATATGAAGCGGCAGCACTATCCGCCTTTGCTGGTGTACAAATTAAGACGATCGATGGGAACCGCGGTGCGATGAATCCAGGCGATGTTGAAGCGGCTATCCGAGGCGACGATATTCATCAGCCGGAAACAGGACTCATCTGCATCGAAAACACCCACAACAAAGCAGGCGGCGCGATTGTTCCCCTTGAGAATATGGAGCAAATCTATCAACTATCAAGGAAACATCAGATCCCTGTTCACTTAGATGGGGCACGATTATTCAATGCTTCTGTAGCAGCTCAAATTCCCGTAACAGAATTTGCGAAGTATACGGATTCTGTTCAGTTTTGCTTATCAAAAGGGCTCGGCGCACCAGTTGGTTCCATGATTGCCGGTACTTCTGAATTTATCGAGAAAGCTCGAAAATGGCGTAAGCGCCTTGGCGGCGGTTTAAGACAAGCAGGTGTTCTCGCTGCACCGGGCATTATTGCTCTCGAAGAAAACGTGAAGCATCTTGAGATGGATCACGAGAACGCGAAGTATCTTGCTGATGGTCTTCAGAATATTGAAGGGGTTAACCTTGTCAATCAAGTGGATACAAACATACTCTTAATTGATATTACGAATACGAAGAAAGCGACAGAAGACTTTATCCACCTTTTAAAAGAACACGGCGTTTTAGCGGGTGCGTTTGGTCCGAACGTGATTCGATTTGTAACGAATAATGGGAGTACGAAGAAAGACATGGATGCTACATTAACGGCTGTCCGGAAAGTTGTAAGTTAA
- a CDS encoding macrolide family glycosyltransferase: MANILMLNIPAEGHVNPSLGIAQAFADRGDSVYYISTEKFKDRLEGVGANVILHKDRLDGLDINHASSEGINNFSHFLMDTSLDILALTKELAQEISIDFVYYDAFGPGEIVKDYLQVPGFSSSASFLIPEEYKKNLPLHPDASVSFDLDEKGRALLATMKQEFGVAPKTMLQFMQNQGEQTMVYSSEYFQPHLSEFGEGYHFIGPSFPERKDATDFPIDQLENEQVLFISMGTVLDHVESFFNMCIDAFTDFPGKVVISAGSSADFTKLKEAPDHFIIRKYVPQLDVLQHTNVFLTHGGMNSTNEAIYFEVPMVVLPHDKDQPLVAARLAELQAGYPIFPPNVTIESLQHAVNQVVHNVNYQLGIRKIKESFQACGGPNEALEIIDRHLASR; this comes from the coding sequence ATGGCAAACATTCTAATGCTTAACATTCCAGCAGAAGGACATGTGAACCCGAGCTTAGGCATCGCGCAAGCTTTTGCCGATCGGGGAGACAGCGTCTATTATATTTCAACTGAAAAATTCAAAGATCGCCTAGAAGGCGTCGGAGCCAATGTGATTCTTCATAAGGATCGATTAGATGGTTTAGACATCAATCATGCTAGTTCAGAAGGTATCAATAACTTTTCCCATTTCCTTATGGACACATCTTTGGATATCCTTGCGCTTACAAAAGAGTTAGCGCAAGAAATTTCGATCGATTTTGTTTATTACGATGCTTTTGGACCGGGAGAAATAGTAAAAGACTATTTACAAGTGCCAGGCTTCTCTTCTTCTGCATCCTTTTTAATACCCGAAGAATACAAGAAAAACCTCCCTCTTCATCCAGATGCTTCGGTGTCATTTGATCTTGATGAAAAAGGGAGAGCTTTATTAGCTACGATGAAGCAAGAATTTGGCGTCGCTCCTAAGACCATGTTGCAGTTCATGCAAAATCAAGGTGAGCAAACGATGGTTTATTCAAGCGAGTATTTCCAACCTCATTTAAGTGAATTTGGTGAAGGGTATCATTTTATTGGTCCTAGCTTCCCGGAACGAAAAGACGCGACTGACTTCCCAATTGACCAGCTTGAAAACGAGCAGGTTCTTTTTATTTCCATGGGCACAGTGCTCGATCATGTTGAGAGCTTCTTTAATATGTGCATCGACGCCTTTACAGATTTTCCAGGGAAAGTTGTTATTTCAGCAGGATCAAGTGCTGATTTCACTAAACTAAAAGAAGCTCCCGATCACTTCATTATTCGAAAATATGTTCCTCAGCTAGATGTGTTGCAGCATACGAACGTGTTCCTTACCCACGGAGGAATGAACAGCACTAATGAAGCGATTTACTTTGAAGTTCCGATGGTCGTGCTCCCTCATGATAAGGACCAGCCTTTGGTCGCTGCACGCCTCGCAGAACTACAGGCCGGATATCCTATTTTCCCACCGAACGTAACAATCGAATCGCTACAGCATGCAGTGAATCAGGTCGTTCATAACGTGAACTATCAGCTAGGCATCCGAAAGATCAAAGAGAGCTTTCAAGCCTGTGGCGGACCTAATGAAGCATTAGAAATCATCGATCGCCACCTTGCGTCGAGATAA
- a CDS encoding cupin domain-containing protein, with translation MPAMIGGSLAELRMSKGSVREPHWHTNSWELVYLASGSATVGILNPNNDQLLTYQLRKAGETVFIPMGYWHWIKADSDETLLLLFFNNDRFQTQNGSSMLTKTPLKVYEEAYHIDPKTMEKALDPIEGKSPVVIGPPPPLSRKRRRRR, from the coding sequence ATGCCAGCGATGATTGGCGGCTCACTTGCCGAATTAAGAATGTCGAAAGGATCTGTACGCGAGCCGCACTGGCATACAAACTCATGGGAGTTGGTATACCTCGCTTCTGGATCCGCAACCGTCGGCATCCTCAACCCGAACAATGATCAATTATTAACGTATCAGCTACGAAAAGCTGGCGAAACGGTCTTTATTCCAATGGGCTACTGGCACTGGATTAAGGCAGATTCGGACGAGACCTTGCTGTTACTATTTTTTAACAACGACCGCTTCCAAACGCAAAATGGCTCTAGCATGCTGACGAAAACCCCTCTGAAGGTTTATGAAGAAGCGTATCACATAGACCCGAAAACAATGGAAAAAGCGCTAGATCCAATTGAAGGGAAAAGTCCTGTCGTTATCGGACCGCCGCCCCCTTTATCACGCAAACGTCGCAGGCGAAGATAA
- a CDS encoding YheC/YheD family protein: MSDHYLGIILPKSTYEAMPELQGGTRSMFMIWEKSARELGMIPCYFRFFDQKPGVATVKAYVYEQETFVVKEVPAPKVIYTRVLDYLPAYRSHIKSLMKEGRVVYNVPNYDVEKHKVHEVLIKHDNLRDHLPETELFTINNLNKMAARYKQFILKKSYGEFGIGAMKVERIKKGWLLSYKTKEGELKQVDFKKTLPAVLVNRLRTHTYMIQEMIPLADFNGHPFDLRVAVQKNRNGDWQVSGVMCKVANGGDFLTNGAQGGTTYTFEAVAPHSHPRISYETLLQSIEQLGLQTARVLDHHFPKLADLGFDIGITKAGKPYFIECNFISDYVSGLFEDGELLHDKWEAVFRTPIEYGRYLMDRI; the protein is encoded by the coding sequence GTGAGCGATCACTATCTAGGTATTATCCTTCCCAAATCAACGTATGAGGCGATGCCTGAATTACAGGGTGGCACGCGCAGCATGTTTATGATTTGGGAGAAGTCAGCAAGAGAACTTGGCATGATCCCTTGTTATTTTCGATTCTTTGATCAAAAGCCAGGCGTCGCGACGGTGAAAGCCTATGTGTATGAACAGGAAACGTTTGTCGTGAAAGAAGTTCCAGCGCCGAAAGTCATTTATACACGCGTGCTCGATTACTTGCCAGCTTACCGTTCGCATATCAAATCTTTAATGAAGGAGGGCCGCGTCGTTTACAATGTGCCGAATTATGATGTGGAGAAGCATAAAGTTCACGAAGTCCTGATCAAGCATGACAATCTTCGAGACCACTTGCCTGAGACGGAGCTCTTTACGATCAACAACTTAAATAAAATGGCTGCACGCTACAAGCAATTCATTCTCAAGAAAAGCTATGGCGAATTCGGCATTGGCGCGATGAAAGTCGAGCGGATTAAGAAAGGATGGCTCCTCTCTTATAAAACAAAGGAAGGCGAGCTCAAACAAGTTGATTTCAAAAAGACGCTGCCTGCGGTACTCGTTAACCGACTCCGTACGCACACGTACATGATTCAGGAGATGATTCCGCTAGCTGATTTTAACGGTCATCCGTTTGATTTGCGCGTCGCTGTTCAAAAGAATCGAAATGGAGACTGGCAGGTGTCGGGCGTCATGTGCAAGGTGGCGAATGGGGGAGACTTTCTAACGAATGGAGCACAAGGGGGAACGACGTACACGTTTGAAGCTGTGGCGCCTCATTCCCATCCAAGAATTTCGTACGAAACGCTCCTACAAAGCATTGAACAGCTAGGACTTCAAACCGCCCGCGTACTCGATCACCATTTTCCGAAGCTAGCCGATCTTGGATTCGATATTGGCATCACAAAAGCGGGTAAGCCTTATTTTATTGAATGTAACTTTATCTCAGACTATGTGAGCGGATTGTTTGAGGATGGAGAGCTTCTTCATGATAAGTGGGAAGCGGTCTTCAGAACGCCGATTGAGTATGGGAGATATTTGATGGATCGGATTTGA
- a CDS encoding HAD family hydrolase, translated as MLTNPKAIFLDMDGTILNHYNKVSEYTKQVIDELREKGIYVFIATGRAADEINELVPEGFQVDGIISSNGMAGYVEGKAIFEHSLQLDLVEKIIEKAREQKVYYELFPYGGDRIALEQDRHYMEAEIKDPQPEGVGLNEWLSRQEAIKEAINWKAQIEGNKFSKFYFFARTKEHINQWKDELENIKQDIDFTTSISSEHNVEVMVANVNKATGIKEMLQHFDLSGVETLAIGDSNNDLPMFQFADYAVAMKNASDQIKEVVDDVTEFTCDDDGVYHYLKSIVVRDSIKNT; from the coding sequence ATGCTAACGAACCCAAAAGCTATTTTCTTAGATATGGATGGTACGATCTTGAATCACTATAACAAGGTGAGTGAATATACGAAGCAAGTGATTGATGAGTTACGAGAGAAAGGCATATACGTTTTTATCGCAACAGGCAGAGCTGCGGATGAAATTAATGAGCTTGTCCCTGAAGGATTTCAAGTAGATGGCATCATTTCTTCAAATGGGATGGCAGGGTATGTTGAAGGTAAGGCCATATTTGAACATTCACTTCAGCTGGACTTAGTTGAAAAGATTATTGAAAAAGCGCGTGAGCAGAAAGTTTATTATGAGCTCTTTCCATACGGAGGAGATCGCATTGCTTTAGAACAAGATCGTCACTATATGGAAGCAGAAATTAAAGATCCGCAGCCAGAAGGTGTCGGACTGAATGAATGGCTTTCACGTCAAGAAGCGATCAAAGAAGCGATCAATTGGAAAGCTCAAATTGAAGGAAATAAGTTTTCCAAATTCTATTTCTTCGCTCGAACGAAAGAACATATCAATCAATGGAAAGATGAGCTAGAAAATATCAAGCAGGACATCGATTTTACAACGTCGATCTCTTCAGAGCATAATGTCGAAGTAATGGTAGCCAATGTGAACAAAGCTACTGGCATTAAAGAAATGCTCCAGCATTTTGATTTGTCAGGTGTAGAGACGCTTGCCATAGGCGATAGTAACAACGACTTACCGATGTTCCAGTTTGCAGATTATGCTGTAGCTATGAAAAATGCATCCGACCAAATTAAAGAAGTCGTCGACGATGTGACGGAATTTACGTGTGATGATGACGGTGTTTATCATTATTTGAAGTCGATTGTCGTGCGAGATTCTATTAAAAATACATGA
- a CDS encoding Mur ligase family protein, with product MKHLPLPRLLPVLEGTVLSGSTAKTVKNAAKYGEHLITDQSLVFMLKRKSSMPLPDKAKNIMVVTSNPKALKNVKEDVTVIYVEDVRKAYYRFISFYRGLFQLPVIGVTGTCGKTTTKEMITWILKERDRVVSTKLSHNGLARNLDYLLEIDDATDSAVFEMGVSGSNQLLYSAHYFRPQIGIITAIGTDHIEGFLSQDAYIAEKAKMLKAVGKNGTILLNGDDETIRNLDLSEFTGKVLYYGQDSSAHFRARSIRFNLQKNGMDFILVCREGEFSCFVPGYGTHNVFNALAAIAASSLVGVKIPDAIRRLKSFHHVKSHLQFHEGRKGSLLIDDTWNTNPTSIEAALEVLIETAQGRKTVAVLGEMEELGHYAEQEHRKVGALVAKKDVDVLIAVGKNAYPICSEAAKLGMNPSAIHNVTTQSQLLTLLDQFASPQTSILLKTSMRRSFSDTLQSLVVKSKRN from the coding sequence ATGAAGCATCTTCCACTGCCACGGCTCCTTCCTGTTCTAGAAGGAACGGTTCTATCTGGAAGCACCGCAAAAACAGTGAAAAACGCCGCGAAATATGGAGAGCACCTTATTACAGATCAGTCGTTAGTTTTTATGCTTAAACGAAAGTCGTCCATGCCTTTACCAGATAAAGCGAAAAATATCATGGTTGTCACCTCTAACCCGAAAGCTCTTAAGAATGTGAAAGAAGACGTAACGGTCATTTATGTAGAAGACGTTAGAAAAGCGTATTATCGCTTTATTTCGTTTTACAGAGGCTTATTTCAGCTGCCTGTCATTGGAGTGACAGGCACCTGCGGTAAAACAACGACGAAGGAAATGATCACGTGGATTTTGAAGGAAAGAGATCGCGTTGTTAGTACGAAGTTAAGTCATAATGGACTGGCGAGAAACCTCGATTATTTACTAGAAATTGATGATGCAACAGACAGTGCTGTGTTTGAGATGGGCGTTTCTGGGTCTAATCAGCTTCTTTATTCCGCCCATTATTTCCGGCCACAGATCGGTATTATCACAGCCATTGGTACGGATCACATCGAGGGATTTCTAAGTCAGGATGCGTATATCGCGGAAAAAGCGAAGATGTTAAAAGCCGTTGGAAAGAATGGAACGATTCTATTAAACGGAGACGACGAAACGATCCGAAACCTTGATCTAAGCGAATTTACCGGTAAGGTTCTTTACTATGGACAGGATTCGTCAGCTCATTTCCGAGCACGCAGCATTCGGTTCAATCTTCAGAAGAACGGCATGGATTTTATCCTTGTTTGTCGTGAAGGTGAATTTTCTTGTTTTGTACCAGGATACGGCACGCATAACGTCTTCAATGCGCTCGCAGCGATCGCCGCTTCCTCCCTCGTTGGCGTGAAGATTCCAGACGCCATCCGTCGCTTGAAGTCCTTTCACCACGTCAAAAGTCATCTGCAATTTCATGAAGGAAGAAAGGGCAGCCTGCTTATTGATGACACGTGGAATACAAATCCAACTTCTATCGAAGCGGCATTGGAAGTTCTCATTGAAACCGCTCAGGGAAGAAAAACAGTTGCCGTCCTCGGTGAAATGGAAGAGCTCGGTCACTACGCCGAGCAGGAGCATCGCAAAGTCGGTGCGCTTGTTGCGAAGAAAGACGTGGATGTGCTAATCGCCGTCGGGAAAAACGCCTATCCGATTTGTAGCGAAGCCGCTAAGTTAGGCATGAATCCATCAGCCATTCATAACGTGACAACGCAATCGCAGCTGCTCACGCTCTTAGATCAGTTCGCCTCCCCTCAAACGTCGATTCTTTTAAAAACATCGATGCGAAGATCGTTTAGCGATACGCTACAATCACTTGTAGTGAAATCGAAAAGAAACTAA
- a CDS encoding YheC/YheD family protein has protein sequence MLGVKPYLQKNDRLIVSKKSHISREVQSEKTYRIQFGIKYWNVTVYHSDYAKEDELHLSTNVIEELDLPLSCHYDVIVQGDTIIIGPFIGILCELTNRKLVELVSTYKSFVKGYRAIGGAVVVFSIEGIQKEKRMINGFLYHPVKKAWEVIKLPYPAVVMSIAEPSLTSSWEKFHECMTDFELRLGGRVFNYPHFSKWEMYQMLQPEFGEYLPETVLYEGVQSVHDMLRRHDSVYIKPLNGRLGKSILNVKKEKHHIIVKYDENRRRREERFESKEESDVFFRKHLETNSFLIQQTIPLKTYEQRVIDFRVMTSKNHKGMWETIGIYSRYGAKGQIVSNITAGGHTEIARATLKTVWKLQDKEIQRVEEEMKRVVLNSIQKIEEQGYHLANIGVDIGLDENCQISIIEINHQNPDPYIAMMAKDRLAFYTSRYQNMRYARYLGGF, from the coding sequence ATGTTAGGCGTCAAACCGTACCTTCAGAAAAATGATCGGTTGATTGTATCGAAGAAATCTCACATTAGTCGCGAGGTACAATCGGAAAAGACTTATCGTATTCAATTTGGCATCAAATACTGGAACGTCACTGTATATCATTCAGATTATGCGAAAGAAGATGAACTCCATCTCTCAACGAACGTAATCGAAGAGCTCGACCTCCCATTATCGTGTCATTATGATGTTATCGTGCAAGGAGACACGATCATTATCGGTCCATTTATTGGGATTCTTTGCGAATTAACAAACAGAAAGCTAGTCGAACTAGTATCCACATACAAAAGCTTCGTCAAAGGCTACCGCGCGATCGGCGGCGCTGTGGTGGTTTTCTCTATCGAAGGGATTCAGAAAGAAAAGCGAATGATCAACGGCTTCCTTTATCACCCAGTGAAAAAAGCCTGGGAAGTTATAAAGCTCCCTTATCCTGCCGTCGTGATGTCTATTGCCGAGCCAAGCTTAACGTCCTCCTGGGAGAAGTTTCACGAGTGCATGACCGATTTTGAACTTCGTTTAGGAGGAAGAGTGTTTAACTATCCTCATTTCTCTAAATGGGAGATGTATCAAATGCTGCAACCTGAATTTGGTGAATATTTGCCAGAAACTGTGCTGTACGAGGGTGTGCAGAGCGTCCACGACATGCTGCGTAGACATGACAGCGTCTATATCAAGCCATTAAACGGCCGATTAGGGAAAAGTATATTGAATGTGAAGAAGGAGAAACATCACATTATCGTGAAATACGATGAGAACCGAAGAAGACGCGAAGAACGTTTCGAGAGTAAAGAGGAGAGCGATGTCTTTTTCCGGAAGCATCTTGAGACAAATAGCTTTCTTATTCAGCAAACGATCCCACTCAAAACATATGAACAAAGGGTTATCGACTTTCGCGTGATGACTTCAAAGAATCATAAAGGAATGTGGGAAACGATCGGGATTTATTCCCGCTATGGTGCCAAAGGGCAAATCGTTAGCAACATCACAGCCGGTGGTCATACCGAAATAGCGAGGGCAACGTTAAAAACCGTCTGGAAGCTACAGGACAAAGAAATTCAAAGGGTAGAAGAAGAAATGAAACGCGTCGTGTTAAACTCGATTCAGAAAATCGAAGAACAGGGCTACCATCTCGCCAACATCGGCGTTGATATCGGATTAGACGAAAACTGTCAGATCTCAATCATTGAAATCAATCATCAAAATCCCGATCCGTATATTGCGATGATGGCGAAGGATCGACTGGCGTTCTATACGAGTCGGTATCAGAATATGAGATATGCACGGTATTTGGGTGGGTTTTAG
- a CDS encoding GNAT family N-acetyltransferase, whose translation MKFHFVPISFETAQEIEDWDYEGKFADLYMTPYFISGEKNGVFTGPGGCDGFVAMHEGTVSGLFEFTIVDGGLEIGLALAPDLVGKGLGPDFVKQGIAFGLKQYEGVNDFIQLEVAAANKPAMRVYEKVGFVKTNQSADQIEMKLEVKRDL comes from the coding sequence ATGAAATTTCATTTTGTGCCAATCTCATTCGAAACTGCACAGGAAATTGAAGATTGGGACTATGAGGGGAAGTTTGCGGACCTTTATATGACCCCTTACTTCATATCTGGTGAGAAAAATGGTGTTTTCACAGGCCCTGGTGGCTGCGATGGCTTTGTCGCGATGCATGAAGGGACTGTTTCAGGTTTATTTGAGTTTACGATCGTCGATGGAGGATTAGAAATCGGACTTGCTTTAGCTCCTGATTTAGTGGGAAAGGGATTAGGTCCCGATTTCGTCAAGCAGGGCATTGCTTTCGGTTTAAAGCAATATGAAGGCGTGAACGATTTTATCCAGTTAGAAGTGGCTGCCGCAAACAAACCGGCCATGCGCGTGTATGAGAAGGTAGGATTTGTGAAGACAAACCAGTCCGCAGATCAGATTGAAATGAAGCTGGAAGTAAAGCGGGATCTTTAA
- the aspA gene encoding aspartate ammonia-lyase: protein MPTTMTNTRTESDFLGEKEVPIDAYYGIQTLRAVENFPITGYRIHEELIKGFAMVKKAAALANMEVKHLYAGIGNAIVEAADELMEGKMHDHIIVDPIQGGAGTSINMNVNEVIANRAIELLGEEKGNYIACSPNTHVNMSQSTNDSFPTAIHLSVLNMMEQLLSTMEDMHAAFEQKAEEFNHIIKMGRTHLQDAVPIRLGQEFQAYSRVIARDMKRIKQSRQHLYELNMGATAVGTGLNADPRYIEFVVKELAEISGLPLVGAEDMVDATQNTDAYTEVSGVLKVCMMNMSKIANDLRLMASGPRAGLGEISLPARQPGSSIMPGKVNPVLPEVINQVAFQVIGNDNTICLASEAGQLELNVMEPVLVFNLLQSLSIMKNTFRTFTDNCLKGIEANEDRLNEYVEKSVGVLTAVNPHIGYEVAARIAREAILSGASIRELCLKYDVLTEEELNLILDPYEMTHPGIAGVSLFDRE, encoded by the coding sequence ATGCCGACAACTATGACCAACACAAGAACCGAATCCGATTTTTTAGGAGAAAAGGAAGTTCCGATTGATGCTTATTATGGCATTCAAACGCTACGCGCCGTGGAGAACTTTCCGATCACTGGCTATCGCATCCATGAAGAATTGATCAAAGGGTTCGCCATGGTAAAGAAAGCGGCGGCGCTCGCCAACATGGAAGTGAAGCATCTGTATGCTGGAATCGGAAACGCAATCGTTGAAGCAGCGGATGAATTGATGGAAGGAAAGATGCATGATCACATCATCGTTGACCCGATCCAGGGAGGCGCTGGTACTTCCATTAACATGAATGTAAACGAGGTCATCGCGAACCGCGCGATTGAATTGTTAGGCGAAGAAAAAGGGAACTATATTGCTTGTAGCCCGAACACCCATGTGAATATGTCACAGTCAACAAACGACTCGTTTCCAACAGCTATTCATCTATCCGTCTTAAATATGATGGAGCAGTTGCTAAGCACAATGGAAGACATGCATGCCGCTTTCGAACAAAAAGCAGAAGAGTTTAACCACATTATTAAAATGGGACGAACTCATCTTCAGGATGCCGTGCCGATTCGACTTGGTCAGGAGTTTCAAGCTTACAGTCGCGTGATTGCGCGCGATATGAAAAGGATCAAACAATCTCGTCAGCATTTATATGAGTTGAACATGGGCGCAACGGCAGTAGGAACGGGACTGAATGCCGATCCGCGCTATATTGAATTCGTCGTCAAAGAACTAGCGGAAATTAGTGGTCTACCACTCGTAGGAGCGGAAGATATGGTCGACGCCACGCAAAATACCGACGCCTACACCGAAGTTTCTGGCGTGTTAAAAGTGTGTATGATGAACATGTCAAAAATCGCAAATGACCTAAGGCTAATGGCGTCCGGACCACGAGCGGGATTAGGCGAAATCAGCTTGCCAGCAAGGCAGCCCGGATCTTCGATTATGCCTGGTAAAGTGAATCCCGTCTTACCCGAAGTTATTAACCAGGTCGCTTTCCAGGTAATCGGAAACGACAACACGATCTGCCTCGCTTCAGAAGCAGGTCAGCTCGAATTAAACGTCATGGAACCCGTGCTCGTCTTCAATTTGCTTCAATCACTCAGCATCATGAAGAACACGTTCCGCACGTTCACAGACAACTGCCTAAAAGGCATCGAAGCAAACGAAGACCGACTAAATGAGTACGTCGAAAAAAGCGTCGGCGTCCTAACCGCAGTAAACCCGCACATCGGCTATGAAGTAGCCGCAAGAATCGCCAGAGAAGCAATCCTAAGCGGCGCCTCAATCCGAGAGCTTTGCTTGAAGTACGATGTGCTCACAGAAGAAGAACTAAACTTAATCTTAGATCCGTACGAGATGACCCACCCAGGAATCGCTGGTGTGTCGTTGTTTGATCGAGAATAG
- a CDS encoding MurR/RpiR family transcriptional regulator, giving the protein MGQIIDQFGNHLAQLTPTEKQVLYYIDQHLTEAKNLSLTKIAKVNNVSTTTIVRMSHKLGLEGFSELKYRLKSSDEKERMLNDHPVENYKESFIQAFETIQLDELDRLSEKVARASRVIVVGVGLSKMMAEYFSKLLMQTNKQTHYTYESHMIDLLPNMVKPDDLVFFISTSGETKTLIHAAEKLSFMVVDTAAITNSSDSTLGRMVITNLSMTVGKVKFGGYDITARSTLMLLIDLLFESYLKKNVGS; this is encoded by the coding sequence ATGGGACAGATCATTGATCAATTTGGGAATCACCTCGCACAACTAACACCTACTGAGAAGCAGGTACTTTATTACATTGACCAGCATTTAACCGAAGCGAAAAACCTCTCCCTCACTAAAATAGCAAAAGTGAATAATGTGAGTACAACGACGATCGTCCGCATGTCTCACAAGCTAGGGTTAGAGGGATTTTCAGAACTGAAGTACCGTTTGAAGAGTAGTGATGAGAAAGAAAGGATGCTAAACGATCATCCGGTAGAAAACTATAAAGAGAGTTTTATCCAGGCCTTCGAAACCATTCAACTAGATGAACTCGATCGACTAAGCGAGAAAGTTGCAAGAGCTTCCAGGGTTATAGTTGTTGGTGTAGGTTTATCAAAAATGATGGCCGAATACTTCAGTAAATTACTTATGCAAACGAACAAACAAACGCATTATACATATGAATCACATATGATCGACTTGCTACCGAATATGGTCAAACCCGATGACCTTGTCTTTTTTATCTCAACAAGCGGCGAAACAAAAACGCTCATTCACGCTGCTGAAAAGCTTTCCTTTATGGTCGTTGATACAGCAGCGATCACAAATTCATCTGATTCCACGCTCGGGCGAATGGTAATAACTAACCTCAGCATGACGGTTGGAAAAGTGAAGTTCGGAGGTTATGACATCACCGCACGATCGACGTTAATGCTCTTAATTGATTTGCTGTTTGAGAGCTATTTAAAGAAAAATGTTGGTTCATGA